Proteins encoded by one window of Chroogloeocystis siderophila 5.2 s.c.1:
- a CDS encoding MotA/TolQ/ExbB proton channel family protein, which produces MPQNISLEDPKAPQLAKLQQSLAYTKSLIATRCSRVLAAYLYSGNRKTTTEFALDDSTFYTTALEASYSVPRILVWAIPVLGFIGTVIGISNAVSGFSGFLSDAADIEQIKQGIGTVTNGLAIGFDTTLLALCLSVLIMIPLVFAERFESRLLLAIDIYINDKVLSRLRDPFASLDEDAIYKTVKNALQESFPSPEALVQTAHTYAKQAAMALAKGFLLEIGKVQGVSAQLIEKMSEVSQFALQDRQ; this is translated from the coding sequence ATTCCACAGAATATTTCTTTAGAAGACCCAAAAGCACCACAATTAGCCAAATTACAGCAAAGTTTAGCTTATACAAAAAGCTTAATTGCTACTCGTTGCAGTCGGGTATTAGCAGCCTATTTATATTCAGGAAATCGTAAAACCACCACCGAGTTTGCTTTAGATGATTCAACTTTTTACACAACTGCCTTAGAAGCATCTTATTCGGTTCCACGAATTCTAGTGTGGGCTATTCCTGTCTTAGGATTTATTGGCACAGTTATAGGTATCAGTAACGCTGTTAGTGGTTTTTCTGGATTTTTGTCAGATGCAGCCGACATTGAACAGATTAAGCAGGGAATTGGAACTGTAACTAATGGACTTGCTATTGGCTTTGACACTACCTTGCTTGCTCTTTGTTTGAGCGTTTTGATCATGATTCCTTTAGTTTTTGCTGAAAGGTTTGAGTCGCGGCTACTGTTGGCAATTGATATTTATATAAACGATAAAGTACTATCAAGACTCCGAGATCCTTTTGCTAGCTTAGATGAAGATGCTATTTATAAAACAGTTAAAAATGCACTTCAAGAAAGTTTTCCTAGCCCAGAAGCTTTAGTTCAAACAGCACATACTTATGCTAAACAAGCAGCAATGGCATTAGCAAAAGGGTTTCTTCTTGAAATTGGTAAAGTTCAAGGTGTGAGTGCGCAATTAATTGAAAAAATGAGCGAAGTTAGTCAATTTGCCTTACAAGATCGACAATAA
- a CDS encoding sugar nucleotide-binding protein, translated as MRTSAFFGPWDDYNFVTLALRQLRQGQMFVAAEDVVISPTYVPDLVNTSLDLLIDGESGLWHLANRGVIAWAELAWLVAKKAGLNVDCIIARPPCKNCILPLCVPVTAFSVAIAVCYYRR; from the coding sequence GTGCGTACGAGTGCTTTCTTTGGACCTTGGGATGATTACAACTTCGTGACTCTCGCGTTGCGTCAGTTGCGTCAAGGACAAATGTTCGTCGCTGCTGAGGATGTTGTCATTTCACCTACATACGTACCGGATCTTGTCAACACCAGTCTTGACTTATTGATTGACGGTGAAAGTGGGCTGTGGCATTTAGCAAACCGAGGCGTGATCGCCTGGGCTGAATTAGCGTGGCTCGTTGCCAAAAAAGCAGGGCTAAATGTTGATTGTATTATTGCCCGTCCCCCCTGCAAGAACTGCATTTTACCGCTTTGCGTCCCAGTTACAGCGTTCTCGGTAGCGATCGCGGTGTGTTACTACCGCCGCTAG
- a CDS encoding transposase yields the protein MTKAAAQLKLVCPNLPQRAISLWDAEYGCASCVKQTANVAADKLMRLRSNRVLYGVPKAYTGLGRPCVHGDKFKLNDPTTWKTPDQRMQVNHPKWGGLCLRLWSALHFQQSAKHSMSVIQVERIDVAKQKNPKPLWLVWVGEQNKSLCSIWHQFQLWTVRRLKQQNHILWHH from the coding sequence ATTACCAAAGCTGCTGCTCAACTAAAACTTGTATGCCCAAATTTGCCACAACGGGCAATATCATTGTGGGATGCAGAATACGGATGTGCCTCGTGTGTGAAGCAAACTGCGAATGTTGCTGCCGATAAACTCATGCGCTTGCGCTCTAACCGTGTGCTTTATGGTGTACCAAAAGCTTACACAGGTCTTGGTCGCCCTTGTGTTCACGGGGATAAATTTAAGCTTAACGACCCGACAACATGGAAGACACCTGACCAAAGAATGCAAGTCAACCATCCAAAGTGGGGAGGTCTGTGCTTACGTTTGTGGTCTGCGCTTCACTTTCAACAGTCTGCCAAGCACTCAATGTCTGTGATTCAAGTTGAGCGTATAGATGTTGCTAAACAGAAAAATCCCAAACCTTTATGGCTGGTCTGGGTGGGAGAGCAAAACAAGAGTCTTTGTTCTATCTGGCATCAGTTTCAACTCTGGACAGTAAGGCGGTTGAAACAACAAAATCACATTCTCTGGCACCACTAA
- a CDS encoding transposase produces the protein MCYFAQDESRFGLHTLIGRLITACGIKPIGQWQWLFKAFWLYGAVEPVTGESFFVQFSHADTECYQRFLDEFSKAYADSFNILQIDNGRFHKGKDLVVPENVILLFQPPYCPELKLMPDRTKTLVLLSHPDQP, from the coding sequence ATTTGCTATTTTGCTCAGGATGAGAGCCGCTTTGGACTTCATACCCTCATCGGACGATTAATTACTGCCTGTGGCATCAAACCGATTGGGCAGTGGCAGTGGTTGTTCAAAGCATTTTGGCTCTACGGTGCCGTTGAACCAGTAACGGGAGAGTCCTTCTTTGTGCAATTTTCCCATGCTGATACCGAGTGTTATCAACGGTTTCTCGACGAGTTTTCCAAAGCTTATGCAGATAGTTTCAACATTCTTCAAATCGATAACGGTCGATTTCACAAGGGCAAAGATTTAGTGGTGCCAGAGAATGTGATTTTGTTGTTTCAACCGCCTTACTGTCCAGAGTTGAAACTGATGCCAGATAGAACAAAGACTCTTGTTTTGCTCTCCCACCCAGACCAGCCATAA
- a CDS encoding winged helix-turn-helix domain-containing protein codes for MGRRCFGKAVTKPRTWVSKLRSTVQQWLAEAMGVEAEYHAVYQMTRYRLKAKLKVARPQNCQQDSQQREAFKKNLAEDLAVLSQYVRQVHQEE; via the coding sequence GTGGGCAGAAGATGCTTTGGCAAAGCGGTTACAAAACCCCGCACATGGGTTTCAAAGCTACGGAGCACAGTGCAGCAGTGGTTGGCAGAGGCGATGGGGGTCGAGGCGGAGTATCATGCAGTGTACCAAATGACGCGCTATCGACTCAAGGCAAAGCTGAAAGTGGCTCGTCCTCAGAATTGCCAGCAAGACAGCCAGCAGCGAGAGGCATTCAAAAAAAACCTTGCAGAAGACCTCGCTGTGTTGAGCCAGTACGTTCGCCAAGTCCACCAAGAGGAGTGA
- a CDS encoding helix-turn-helix domain-containing protein — MAGATSIEVKESWENMAHQLRQAQTKTDKERLQVLYWLKQEKAPSISTIAQALGKHRNTLQSWLSMYRAGGV, encoded by the coding sequence ATGGCTGGTGCAACCTCAATTGAAGTGAAAGAAAGCTGGGAAAATATGGCGCACCAGTTGCGTCAAGCTCAAACAAAGACGGACAAGGAACGATTGCAAGTCCTTTACTGGTTGAAACAGGAGAAGGCACCGAGTATCAGTACGATTGCCCAAGCGCTCGGTAAACATCGCAACACACTGCAAAGCTGGTTATCAATGTACCGGGCAGGGGGAGTATAG
- a CDS encoding DoxX family protein, protein MKKYKPVFCILLAIAMIIVGALHFTHSNGFEKIVPEYLPHSLALVYISRFLEVLAGVGLFILGVSRFAAWLLVVLYIAVFPANLYQAVNNIEVAALPHDPPLIWLRFPFQVFLVAWAWWLTTESVQIDD, encoded by the coding sequence ATGAAAAAGTACAAACCAGTCTTCTGCATCTTACTTGCGATCGCAATGATAATAGTTGGTGCTTTGCACTTTACTCACTCAAACGGATTTGAGAAGATTGTGCCAGAATACCTTCCGCATTCCTTAGCACTAGTTTACATTAGCAGATTTTTGGAAGTTTTAGCGGGAGTAGGATTATTCATTCTTGGTGTCAGCCGTTTTGCTGCATGGCTTCTGGTTGTACTTTATATTGCTGTTTTTCCAGCTAATCTCTATCAAGCAGTTAATAACATCGAAGTTGCAGCGCTACCGCACGATCCGCCACTGATTTGGTTGCGATTTCCTTTTCAAGTTTTCTTAGTCGCTTGGGCTTGGTGGTTGACAACAGAGAGTGTTCAGATCGATGATTAA
- a CDS encoding DUF72 domain-containing protein has protein sequence MIKLQTGTSGWVDKHWIGIFYPPDCNSNQQLSFYAQRFITKDPDEPLSRLMERASGLQEKLGLILFQFPQTWHINIERLQPFLELLQTYPQQQFTV, from the coding sequence ATGATTAAGCTACAAACTGGTACTAGTGGTTGGGTTGACAAACATTGGATAGGTATCTTCTATCCACCAGATTGCAACAGCAACCAGCAATTGTCATTTTATGCCCAACGTTTTATAACTAAAGACCCAGATGAGCCGCTATCTCGCTTGATGGAGCGTGCATCGGGATTGCAAGAAAAGCTAGGTCTTATTTTATTTCAATTTCCCCAGACTTGGCACATTAATATTGAACGTCTTCAGCCTTTTTTGGAATTACTGCAAACCTACCCACAACAACAATTTACAGTCTAA
- a CDS encoding DMT family transporter, producing the protein MLGFTLVFLSSLCLAAQNVLLRVVFVNSFIFGILPFGGFVIPSLANSLLLLQLRAVFMLPLIVLLAPKLHDTTWINLKQLLQPQSRPLFIKAFISSFSLFLSLALLFIAIAKIPAGVATVLFFIHPAITVILAWRIFGDRPTWLRWGVLVIVFTGSFLVVPSFTTTTDSDTLIGISAALGAGVAYAIQGILAQICFRAIHPVPFTVVSCTVILVFSSLSLLFVNIEVADVWSILGIVSLIAALLTLAGQLLYNFGIHLANAVIASIVAISNPTSTAILAWLIIQEALQGRQILGVALVTLGVGLLSQDARKTKNSS; encoded by the coding sequence ATGCTTGGCTTTACGCTCGTGTTTCTCAGTTCGCTTTGCCTCGCTGCTCAAAACGTTCTGCTGCGGGTGGTTTTCGTCAACAGTTTCATTTTTGGGATACTGCCCTTTGGTGGATTTGTTATTCCTAGTCTCGCTAACTCATTGTTGCTATTGCAGTTGCGCGCAGTCTTTATGCTACCGTTGATAGTTTTGCTAGCACCCAAGCTTCACGACACGACATGGATAAACTTAAAACAGTTGCTCCAACCTCAAAGCCGCCCTCTATTTATTAAAGCTTTTATTAGTAGTTTTTCTTTATTTTTATCCCTCGCACTTCTATTCATTGCCATTGCCAAGATACCTGCTGGGGTTGCTACCGTTTTATTTTTTATTCACCCAGCAATTACAGTTATCCTCGCTTGGCGAATTTTTGGCGATCGCCCAACGTGGTTGCGTTGGGGAGTGCTAGTTATTGTCTTCACTGGTAGTTTTCTTGTTGTGCCGAGTTTCACCACAACAACCGATAGCGATACTTTAATTGGTATTAGCGCAGCCTTAGGAGCCGGAGTCGCTTATGCTATTCAAGGGATTCTGGCACAAATTTGTTTTCGAGCAATTCATCCTGTGCCTTTTACCGTTGTCAGTTGTACAGTTATTTTAGTGTTTTCTAGCCTCAGTTTGTTATTCGTCAATATCGAGGTAGCTGATGTTTGGTCAATTCTGGGAATTGTAAGTTTAATTGCCGCTTTACTCACACTCGCTGGACAACTGTTGTACAATTTTGGCATCCATTTAGCCAATGCTGTGATCGCCTCCATTGTGGCAATTAGTAATCCTACTTCTACCGCAATCTTAGCTTGGTTGATTATTCAGGAAGCTTTACAAGGTAGGCAAATTTTAGGAGTAGCTTTGGTAACACTTGGGGTAGGATTACTCAGTCAAGATGCACGCAAAACAAAAAATAGCAGTTAG
- a CDS encoding ABC transporter permease: MSKQFKLNQIFYSKVASFLLPFLATILLLIVWEFGVRIFQIPQFNLPSPSSIYQAAITYSSQLWTNAWRTLVTTTIGFLLAIATGVFLGFLIGYSRIAYLTLYPILVGFNTIPKVALVPLLAVWFGANEIPATLTAFLLAFFPIAVNVALGLDTVEPEMKDVLRSLGASQLEVFQKVGWPHTLPYLFASLKVAASFAFVGSVIAESVASNGGMGYLIVAASSNFDVPLAFAGLLALSILGILLYGFFVILEKYAIYWAR, translated from the coding sequence ATGAGCAAACAATTTAAATTGAATCAGATCTTTTACTCGAAGGTAGCTAGTTTTCTATTACCATTTTTGGCAACTATTTTGTTGTTGATTGTTTGGGAATTTGGAGTTCGTATTTTTCAAATTCCGCAGTTTAATTTACCTTCACCTAGTAGTATCTATCAAGCTGCTATTACATATAGTTCGCAACTTTGGACAAATGCTTGGCGAACATTAGTGACAACAACGATTGGATTTCTTTTGGCGATCGCAACTGGCGTCTTTTTGGGATTTTTGATCGGTTACTCGCGCATTGCTTACCTAACGCTTTATCCGATATTGGTAGGTTTTAACACGATCCCGAAAGTCGCGCTCGTTCCCCTCCTTGCAGTTTGGTTTGGTGCAAACGAAATTCCGGCAACACTGACGGCCTTCTTATTAGCCTTCTTCCCAATCGCCGTTAACGTTGCTTTAGGATTAGATACCGTTGAGCCAGAGATGAAAGACGTGCTGCGATCGCTTGGCGCATCCCAGCTTGAAGTTTTCCAAAAAGTTGGATGGCCCCACACTCTACCATATCTATTTGCATCGCTGAAAGTTGCCGCATCTTTTGCATTTGTTGGTTCCGTGATTGCTGAGTCGGTTGCATCGAATGGTGGAATGGGTTATCTCATCGTTGCAGCTAGTTCCAATTTTGATGTACCACTAGCTTTTGCCGGACTTTTGGCGCTCTCTATTTTAGGAATCCTCCTCTACGGCTTTTTTGTCATCTTGGAAAAGTATGCAATCTACTGGGCGCGTTGA
- a CDS encoding ABC transporter ATP-binding protein, translating into MLPAKHFAETTATNTASLILLEFDRVGLEYIVDNKPKRIIEDVSLSINEGEFVSIVGPSGCGKTSILKMVSGLNPTAIGEIRLQGKKITKPLKNVGIAFQNPVLLPWRNTLKNVLLPLEVVQPYKREYKQRLPEYKRMAQELLATVGLQDFQQQLPWQLSGGMRQRASLCRALIHQPEILLLDEPFGALDAFTREEMWVMLQNLWMRVKCVGILITHDLREAVFLSDTVYVMSPRPSSIIYQLKIDLPRPRTLEMCLTDDFNHLFSDIRRHIRRS; encoded by the coding sequence ATGCTGCCTGCCAAACATTTTGCAGAGACAACTGCAACTAATACCGCAAGTCTGATACTCCTAGAATTTGACCGCGTTGGTCTCGAATACATTGTTGATAATAAACCCAAACGAATTATTGAAGATGTTTCTTTATCAATTAACGAAGGTGAGTTTGTTTCTATAGTTGGACCTAGTGGTTGTGGTAAAACATCAATCCTGAAAATGGTTTCTGGCTTAAACCCTACTGCGATTGGAGAAATAAGACTGCAAGGAAAAAAGATTACTAAACCTCTCAAAAATGTGGGGATTGCCTTTCAAAATCCAGTGTTATTACCTTGGCGAAATACATTAAAAAATGTTTTACTACCTTTAGAAGTTGTTCAACCATACAAGCGCGAGTATAAACAACGACTGCCAGAATACAAACGTATGGCGCAGGAACTTTTAGCAACCGTTGGCTTGCAAGACTTTCAACAACAACTGCCCTGGCAACTCTCTGGAGGAATGCGCCAGCGTGCCTCATTGTGTCGTGCCTTGATTCATCAACCAGAAATTCTTTTATTAGATGAACCTTTCGGGGCATTAGATGCCTTTACTCGCGAGGAAATGTGGGTGATGTTGCAAAATCTATGGATGCGAGTTAAGTGTGTTGGCATTCTGATTACTCACGATCTGCGTGAAGCTGTGTTTCTATCAGATACAGTTTACGTCATGAGTCCACGCCCTAGTTCAATTATTTATCAATTAAAAATTGACTTACCTAGACCGCGCACTTTGGAAATGTGTTTAACCGATGATTTTAATCATCTATTTTCTGATATTCGCAGGCACATTCGTCGAAGTTAG